The genomic DNA TAATGTTTTCATCGCGAATTTAAAACCAAATCCATCTTCACCAATTCTATTTTCTTTTGGTACTTTTACATCATTAAACTGTAAAGTATGCGTATCACTACCTCTAATTCCTAGCTTGTCTTCTTTAGGTCCAACATCAAAACCAGGTGTTCCCTTTTCAACAATAAAAGCATTAATACCTTTATGCCCTTTTTCTTTATCTGTTTGAGCAATTACAAGATAAACATCTGCTCTGCCACCACTAGTAATCCAGTTTTTAGTACCATTAATTATATAGTGATCGCCTTTATCTTCAGCCGTTGTTCTTTGTGAAGTAGCATCACTACCTGCTTCAGGCTCACTTAAACAAAATGCACCAACAAATTCACCAGTTGCTAATTTTGTTAAATATTTTTGTTTTTGTTCTTCAGATCCGTACGCTTCTAAACCGTAACAAACTAAAGAGTTATTTACAGATACAATTACAGAAGCAGAAGCATCTATTTTAGATAATTCTTCCATAATTAATACGTAAGAAGTAGCATCCATACCGCTTCCTCCATATTTTGGATCTACCATAATTCCCATAAAACCTAAATCACCCATTTTTTTAACTAACTCATCTGGAAAATGTTGTTTGTCGTCGCGCTCTATAACGCCAGGTAATAATTCAGTTTGTGCAAAATCACGAGCTGCGTCGCGTATCATTAAATGCTCTTCAGTTAAGCTAAAATCCATAGTTAAAGTTATAATGTTGATTTGATAAAATAAGAGTGCAAATATAGCTTTTTATTGTCTTTTTTTCAATAGATATTTCTATTTTTACTTTATATGATAAAAAATGAATATAATGTTGTTGGTGTCATGTCTGGTACCTCGTTAGATGGTATAGATTTAGCTTTAATTAATTTTAAATTTGAAGATTCCTGGACTTTTAAAATTATAACAGCTGAAACTGTTGATTATACTAAAGATTGGACAACTAAATTAAAAACTTTAGTAAACTATACAAAACCAGAATTAAAGTCATTAGATATAGAATATACAGCCTACTTGGCAAATACAATAAATGTATTTTTAGAAAAAAATAATATTTTTAGTGTTGATGCAATTTGCTCTCATGGACATACAGCACTTCATAAACCAGAAAACAAATTAACCTATCAAATAGGAAATTTACCTTCAATTGCAAAAATTACAAACCAATTAATTGTATGTGATTTTAGAGTTCAAGATATAGAATTAGGAGGTCAAGGAGCGCCATTAGTGCCAATAGGCGATGAGTTATTATTTTCAAATTATACCTTTTGTATAAACTTAGGTGGGTTTGCAAACATATCTACAACATTAAACAAAAACCGAATTGCTTTCGATATTTGCCCTTTAAATATTGTATTAAATAAATATGTATCAAATTTAGGGTTCAATTTTGATGATAAAGGTGAAATAGCAAAAAGTGGCTCCATAAATAAAGCTTTACTTAAAGAACTTAATGCGTTATCATTTTACAAAAAAAACTATCCTAAATCTTTAGGCTTAGAATGGGTTAACAAAAATATTTTTCCCTTAATAGATAGTTACAAACTTAGCACTCCAGATATATTAAGAACATTTGTAGAGCATATTGCAATACAAATAGAAACAGTAATAAATACAAAAACAAAAGCTTCAATACTATTAACTGGTGGTGGAGTGTTTAATTCATTTTTAATAAGTAGAATAAATTCACGCACTAACAATAAAATAGAAATACCATCTAAAGAAATAATAGAGTTTAAAGAAGCATTAATATTTGGTTTTTTAGGAGTTCTAAAACTTAGAAATCAAGTTAATTGTTTAGCTAGTGTAACTGGTGCAAAAAAAAATCATGCTTCAGGAGTAATATTTCATCCTTAAAAAAATATTAATTTTAAGAGTGTACATAATTTGTTTTTTATATTTGTTAAATCAAACTAACTAAAATTTCTTCTAAAATGAATCAGCTTTAGCTTTACTTACAGAAAAACAAAAAATGAAAATAAAAGTTATAACAAGATTCAATAGAATTTAAATGAAAGAATTACTAAAAAAGTACGAAAATAAAGAGCCAGAAATAATTTTTAACTGGAAAGATTCAGAAACAGAAGCCGAAGGCTGGACAGTTATAAACTCATTACGTGGTGGCGCTGCAGGTGGAGGAACACGAATGAGAAAAGGATTAGACATGAACGAGGTCCTATCTTTAGCTAAAACAATGGAAGTAAAATTTACAGTTTCTGGACCAGCAATTGGCGGTGCAAAATCTGGTATAAATTTCGACCCAAGTGACCCTAGAAAAAAAGGCGTTCTTGAGCGTTGGTACAAAGCAGTATCTCCATTATTAAAAAGCTATTATGGAACCGGAGGAGATTTAAATGTAGATGAAATTCACGAAGTTATTCCAATTACTGAAGAATCTGGTGTTTGGCATCCTCAAGAAGGTGTTTTTAATGGACATTTTAAACCTACCGAAGCCGATAAAATTAATAGAATTGGTCAACTACGCCAAGGTGTTATTAAAGTAATAGAAAATCCAGGGTTCTCACCAGATGTAACAAGAAAATATACTGTTGCAGATATGATTACGGGTTATGGCGTTGCCGAAGCGGTAAAACATTATTACGAAATTTATGGTGGTAGCGTTGTAGGTAAACGTGCAGTTGTTCAAGGCTTTGGTAATGTAGGTTCTGCTGCTGCATATTATTTAGCACAAATGGGAGCTAAAGTAGTTGGTATTATAGATATTTCTGGAGGCGTTATAAACGAAGAAGGTTTCTCTTTCGATGAAATAACAAACTTTTTTTTAAACAAAAACGGTAACACTTTACTAGCAGATAACATGATTCCTTTTGAGGAGATGAACCAGCGCGTATGGTCACTTCAAACAGAAATTTTTGCTCCATGTGCCGCTTCAAGATTAATAACGCAAGACCAAATCAATCAATTAATTAATACAGGATTAGAAGTGATTTCTTGTGGTGCAAATGTACCATTTGCAGATAAAGAAATTTTCTTTGGTAGTATTATGGAACATACAGATGAGAAAGTTAGTTTAATTCCAGACTTTATTTCAAACTGTGGTATGGCAAGAGTTTTTGCTTACTTTATGGAGAGAAAAGTACAAATGACAGACGAAGCTATTTTTAACGATACTTCAGAAATTATTAAAAAAGCATTACAAAATACATACGATAAAAACCCAAGCAAAACCGAAATTAGTAAAACAGCCTTCGAGATTGCATTAACACAATTAGTTTAATTCATTTTAAAACTTAATACTTCAAAATTATGATAAATCAGTTTTTAGGAAACAGTCCTAAATGGTTCAAATTCACGATGATTGCTTTTTTAATCATTAATATTCCTATCTTCTATATAAACCCTACTATATGCGCATGGTTGTTTATTGGTGAATTTATTTTCTGTTTAGCAATGGCATTAAAATGTTATCCATTACAATCAGGAGGATTACTGGCTATAGAAGCTTTAGCTTTAGGGCTTACAACTCCAGAAAATGCTTATCATGAAGTAGATGCCAACCTAGAAGTTATATTACTTTTAGTATTCATGGTTGCAGGTATTTATTTTATGAAACCTCTATTAATGTATATATTTAGTAAGGTTTTTACAAAAATTAAATCAAAACTAGTATTGTCAGTACTATTTGTAGTTTTATCTGCAGTACTTTCAGCTTTTCTTGATGCACTTACGGTAACAGCAGTATTAATTAGTGTAGCTGTAGGTTTCTATGGTGTATACCACAAAATACATTCTAGTGTTGATGCAGATTATGATGACGATAACATTCTAGATAGAAAAGAATTAAGTGGTGAAACATTCGAACAATTTAAAAGCTTTTTAAGAAGTTTAATAATGCATGGTGTAGTAGGTACGGCATTAGGTGGCGTTTGTACATTAGTAGGAGAGCCACAAAACTTATTAATTGGAGAACGTTTAGGATGGGATTTTGTTCAGTTTTTCCTAAAAATGGCACCAATTACAATTCCTGTTTTATTTGCAGGTATTATTACAACTATAATTTTAGAAAAAACTAAAATATTTGGTTATGGTGATAAATTACCAGAAGTAGCACGTAGAATAATTGAAAATTATACAGAAGAGCAAGACAAACAAAGAACCGAAGCTCAAAAATATGGATTAATAGTTCAAGGAGTTTCAGCATTATTATTAATAGCAGGTTTAGCATTACACATCGCTCCAGTAGGATTTATAGGGTTAGCTCTAATTATTGTTCAAACTGCATTTATGGGTATTACAGACGAGCACTCATTAGGTAAAGCATTCGAAGAAGCATTACCATTTACAGGTTTACTAGTAGTGTTTTTTGTAATCGTAGCCATGATACATGATCAACACTTATTTCAACCAATTATAGAATGGGCACTTTCAAAAGATCCTTCACAACAACCAGCAATATTTTATGCAGCAAATGGTTTGTTATCTATGATTAGTGATAACGTATTTGTAGCAACAGTATATATAGGAGAAGTTCAAAATGCATTTACAGCAGGAAACATTTCAAGATTACAGTTTGAGCAATTAGCAATAGCAATTAATACAGGTACAAATTTACCAAGTGTAGCAACACCTAATGGCCAAGCCGCATTTTTATTTTTACTAACATCATCAATAGCACCATTAATTAATTTATCTTACGGTAAAATGGCAAAAATGGCATTTCCATACACAATTGTTTTAGGTATTATGGGACTATTAGGCGTTATATATATGCTATAGTTTTAAACTTCTAAAAAGGAAAATATATTAAATTTTAAAAAAGCACGTTATACAGTTATCTAAACCTAGAATATGTTAAATACAATCTTACAAGAAGCAGCTCAAAACACTGACGGATTAGCCGAAGGAGAATCAGTTGAAAAAACACTCTCAATTATAGAATTAATAACAACTGGAGGTACAGCAGGAATAATTATTATAGCGTTGTTATTTGTGCTATTTGTAGTAGCATTATACATTTATTTTGAAAGAATTTTAGCCATAAAAGAAGCCTCTAAAGTAGACTCAAATTTTATGAATCAAATTCGAGATTACGTAAGTAATGGTAAAATAGATTCAGCTCAAAATTTATGTGCTCAAACAAACTCACCAGTATCAAGATTAATAAGTAAAGGCGTTTCAAGAATAGGAAAACCTTTAGACGATATTAATACAGCAATAGAAAATGCAGGACGTTTAGAAATTTATAGCTTAGAAAAAAATATTAGTGTTTTAGCAACCATTTCTGGAGCCGCACCAATGATTGGGTTTTTAGGTACAGTAATAGGTATGATTCTTTCAATTTTCGAAATAGCAAATTCAGGCGGTTCAATAGATATTAAAACCTTAGCAGATGGTTTATACACAGCAATGACAACAACCGTTGGAGGTTTAATAGTTGGTATTATAGCTTACATTGCATACAACCATTTAGTAGTAAAAACAGATAAGGTAGTATATAAAATGGAAGCTAATTCATTAGAGTTTTTAGACCTTTTAAACGAACCTAGCTAAATAAATATTTATGAATTTACGCGGAAGAAATAAAGTAACACCAGAATTCAATATGTCTTCAATGACAGATATTGTATTTCTATTACTAATATTTTTTATGATTGCTTCAACATTAGTTTCAGCTGAAGCAATAGATCTGTTATTACCAAAATCATCAAGTAAAACAACCCAGACAAAAAACATTTCGGTAAGCGTAGATAAAAACGTTAACTATTATATCGATTTAAAACAAGTGTCTAAAGAAACACTAGAATCAGAGTTGTTATCAAAATTAGGCAGTGCAGAATCGCCAACAATAACAATACGTTCAGATCAAGATGTAGAAATGAAACACGTAGTATATATAATGGATATTGCTAACAGAAATAAAATAAAATCTACCTTAGCAGTAAAGTCTCAGTAAAATGAAATACTTCGAAACAAAACACGAAATAAATTCGGCAAAAATCACTACTTTAATAGTAGTGATTATCGTTTTATTATGTTTTGTTGTTGGACAAAACTATCAAGATCCACCAGAAGAATATGGAGTAGCCATAAATTTTGGAAGTTCAAGTGTAGTAGATGAAAATATTAATTCTAATCCTCCAGAAAAACTTCAAGAATCAGAACCAGAACCAGAAGAAACAACACCTGAAGATATTGTTGAAGAAGAAACTATAGAAGAAGAAGTACAAGAGGAAGTAGAAGAAGAAACTATAGAAGAACTTGAAAAAGCAATAGAAGAATCCAAAGCACAAGAAGCCGCAGAAGCAGCTAAAGCAGAAGCTGCAGAAAAAGCTGCCGAAGCAGAAAAACTTTTGCAACAAGAACGCGAAGAAGCTTTAAGAATTAAAAAAGAAAAAGAAGAGCAAGAAGCTAAAGAAGCAAAAGAGAAATTAGAAAAAGAGCAAAAAGAAGCTGCAGCAAAAGCAAAAAAAGAAGCCGAAGAAAAAGCTGAAGCCAAACAAAAAGCTCAAAAATTAGCCGCAGAAAAAAAAGCAAGAGCATTAGAAGCCAAAAAGAAAGCCGAAAAAGCAGCGTCAGATGCTAGAAAAGCCGAAGCAGCACGAATAGCAAAAGCTAAAGCACAAGCAGCAGCCAAAAAAGCAGCAGCAGACGCAGCAGCAGCAGCGGAAGCTTCAAAAGAAAAAGGAAGTGGTAATCAAACCGTATCATTTGCTTTAATAGAAAATGTACCCGTTTACCCAGGTTGTGAAGGCGGTAATAATGCTGCTAAGAAAAAATGCATGAACGATAAAATCAAACAATTTCTAGGACAAAACTTTAATAAAAGTTTGGCCTCGAATTTAGATTTAAAAGGCATTCAAAAAGTAAATATTTTCTTTAAAATAGATAAAACAGGTAGAGTAGTTGGTATTAGAGCAAAAGCACCACATCCTAAATTAGAAGATGAAGCAAAACGCGTAACAAAATTATTACCAAAAATGAAACCAGGTATGCAGCAAGGCAAACCAACAACAGTTTCTTTTTACTTGCCATTAAACGTAAAGGCAAATTAGATTTTAAAAATATTCTGTCAAATTTTTCGTTTTAAAAGTAAATAATACAATAATGAAATATTTAGAAACAAAACACGAACGTAATTCAGCAAAAATAACAACCCTAATAGTTGTCATTTTAGTACTACTGTGTTTTGTTGTAGGACAAAGTTATCAAGATCCTCCAGAAGAATATGGAGTTGCCGTTAACTTTGGAAACTCATCTGTAGGTAGTGGAAATATACAGCCAGATCAACCTGTAAAATCTAAAAATTTAAATATTAATAAACCACCGCAAGAAGCTCAATCTCAGCCTACAGAAACTCAAGAAAGTGAAACTTCAGAACAAGTAGAAGAAAAAATTTTAACTCAAGAAACAGAAGAAGCAGTAGCCATAAAAAAGGCTGAAGCAAAAAAGAAAGCAAAAGCACAAGCAGAAGCTAAAGCAAAAGCCGAAGCAGCACGTATAGCAAAGGCAAAAGCTGAAGCTGAAGCTAAAAAGAAGGTAGAAGAAGCAAAAAAGAAAGCCGAACTTGATGCTATGATGGGCGGCATGAATAATTCTAATGGCGAAGCTGCTGGAAGTGAGGGCAACGATAATATTGCTGGAGATAAAGGGCAATTAAACGGTAATCCATATGCTCCAAGTTATTTTGGTAGTGGTAGCGGTAATGGTGGTGTTGGTCATGGTCTTAATGGTAGAGGTGCGCCAACTAAAACAGTTTATAAGCAAAACTGTAACGAATCCGGTTTAGTTGTAGTTAGAATAGAAGTAGATAGAAACGGTAAAGTTGTTAAAGCAGAACCTGGTGTCAAGGGTACCGAAAACACAGCATCATGCTTATTAGAACCAGCAAGAAAAATAGCATTATCTCATAAATGGAAAGCAGATTCTAAAGCACCTACAAGACAAGTTGGGTTTGTGAGTATAGATTTTAAATTAGGACAATAATATAATGACATATCAAGATACTGTAAAGTGGATGTTTTCTCAACTTCCTATGTATCAAAAAATAGGAAACAAAGCCTACAAAGTAGATCTAAGTAATACTCATTTACTAGCAAAACATTTAAAAAATCCAGAAGCAAAATTTAAAACCATTCATGTAGCAGGTACAAATGGAAAAGGTTCAACATCTCATATGTTGGCTTCAATTTTGCAAGATGCCGGTTATAAAGTTGGTTTATATACTTCTCCACATCTTAAAGACTATAGAGAACGCATTAAAATTAACGGCAAAGAGATTAGTAAACAATTTGTAATTCAATTTATAAAACGAAATAAAACATTTTTAGAAACTAACGCTTTATCTTTTTTTGAAATGACAGTAGGGTTGGCTTTTGAGTATTTTGCCAAACAACAAGTAGATATAGCAATTATAGAAGTTGGATTGGGAGGAAGATTAGATTCAACAAATATAATAACACCAGAAGTATCAGTAATAACTAATATAGGTTTAGATCACACACAGTTTCTAGGAAACACTTTAGAAGCCATTGCCAAAGAAAAAGGTGGAATTATAAAACACAATGTTCCTGTTGTAATTGGTGAGACTCATATTAAAACTAAAGAAATATTTAAAACACTAGCAAAAAATAATCAAAGTGACATTTTTTTTGCAGATCAATTAAGTGCTCATAATTATAAAAGTGATTTAAAAGGAGATTATCAAAAAAATAATATTCAAACTGTAGTACAAACTGTAAATCAAATTATAAAAAAAGGGTTTAAAGTATCTAATCAAAATATAAAAAATGGGCTTGGAAACGTTGTAAAAAATACAGGTTTACTTGGTAGATGGCAAATACTACAAAGCAATCCCAAAGTAATTTGTGATACTGCTCATAATTTTGAAGGATTAAATTTTACTATAAATCAACTCAAAAAAGAGAATTTCGAGAATTTGCACATTGTTTTTGGAGTAGTAAATGATAAAGATTTAAGTTCAATTAGTACAATTTTACCCAAAAATGCCAAATACTACTTTTGCAAACCAAATATTCCTAGAGGTATGAGTGAAAAAAAATTAAAATCAATTTTATTACAAAGTAATTTGGTTGGAGAGAGCTACAGTTCTGTAAATGAAGCTTATAAAAGTGCCTTGTCAACTGCCAAAGCAGAAGATATTATCTATATTGGAGGTAGCACTTTTACCGTTGCAGAAATTATTTGAAAATTTTTTCAAAAAAGTTTTTGCAAATCCAAAATCTGTCTTATATTTGCACACCTAATAATTAGGGCGCGTAGCTCAGTTGGTTCAGAGCACTTGGTTTACACCCAAGGGGTCAGGGGTTCGAATCCCTTCGCGCCCACAACATCAAAAAAATCCCGATAATTTTTTATCGGGATTTTTTATTTTAAAAAACTTCTTTTTTAGCTCTTAAATAGCGGTTTCTATTTTTAGTCTATTTAATTTTATAACCTAATTGTTTTTTATAACTTAAGTAAATGAAAAAGTGGTTGCGTAATAGTTTATTTGTCTTTTTAGGAATTCTATTTATAGTTTTTGGTGTGCTTTTCGCTTCAAATACTATAATTAAAAATAAAGTAGAATTTTTTCTTGAAAATAGATTGCCAGATTATATTTCTCAATCTTATTCAAACATCGATTTAGATTTGTTTGAAGGTACTATTACTGTAAATAAACCTATAGTAAACCTTAAAAATAGAAATGATAATAATATACATACTACTGTAAGTTTAGATAAAATTATTATTGAAGATTTAAGCTATTGGGATTATCTTTTTAAAGCTACCATTACAATAGAAGACATAAAGTTGTTTAAAGCTAATATTACTTATTTTAAAGACGTATTTAAGCCTTCTAAAGATCAAGATAAAACAAAAGGCTTAATTAAGTTATATAAGCCAATTTTAATTGAGGAATTAAGCATTGATAACGCCATGCTTCATATTTATGATAAAGCGTCAGATTCACTTTTATTATATGTTAAAAATAGTACTACAGAGATTGATGATTTAGTTATAAATAACGAAACCTTAAAAAAGCGTTTACCAGTTAATTTTAGTGAATACGAGTTTAAAGCCGATTCTGTGTTTTTAAAAGCTAATGATTTTGAAAATTTAGCCACTTCAAGTATTAGACTAAAGGATAATAAAGCAACTTTTAACAATGTTCAATTTAAAACAAAATATTCTAGAACAAAATTATCTAGAGTAATCAACAAAGAAAGAGATCATTTTAATTTAAAATTGGACAGTTTAAACATTTCAGGTCTGGATTTTGGCTTTATAAATAGGCAGTTATTTATAAACTCTAAAGCAATAACAATAGCAAACCCTAATTTAGAAATATTTAGAGATAAGTTGGTTGAAGATGATTTAACTATAAAAAAATTATATAGCGAATCTATAAGAGAAATTCCTTTTGATTTAACTGTAGATTCTGTATTAGTTAAAGATGCTAATATAGAATATACAGAAAAAGTTAAAGAAGAAAACAATGGCGGTAGTATTTCGTTTCAAAAATTTTATGCTTCTATTTACAATGTAAGTAATACCTATAAATCACCTATTAAAACAGAATTAGATATAACTGGTAAATTTATGAATGTCACACCTTTTAAAGCATATTGGAGCTTTGATGTCAACAATATTAATGACAAGTTTATATTTAAAATGAATATGGATGCTATAGCATTTAATGAAATAAATGAATTTACAGAACCTAATTTAAAGGTGCGCTTATCTGGAAATACTAATAAACTGTTTTTTACAATTAACGGAAATAAAAACAATGCTACAGTAGATATGAAAGTTAATTATGAAAACTTAGAAATTAATGTTTTAAATAAAAACGGAAACAAAAAAAACTGGCTACTATCTAAAGTAGCTAATCTATTTGTGTCTAAAGATAGTAAGGATAAAAAAGATAATTTTAGAGCAGCAAAAACTAAAGTCGATAGAGATAAAACAAAATCTGTATTTAATTTTATTTGGCTAAATACAAGCGAGGGATTATTAAAAAGTATGGCTGGTGATGGAGAAAAATAATACTAAAATTATAGTATTTTAAAACAAATCTACAATACGCTCTAAAGCCATGCCTCTTGAGCCTTTTATTAATAACGTAGCATTAGTTATATCAATTGTATTAAAACTCTTTTTTAAAGCTTCAAAAGTTTTATATTGCTTTATTTTTTTATTTTCAGTTTTTGTACTATTAAAATTCGTTCCAATTAAATACACGGTATTTATATTTAATGTGGTAATTAAATCTGTAATATTTTGATGTTCTGCTTGTGCTTCGTCTCCTAACTCAAACATATCTCCTAAAAAGGCAATTTTATAAGTAGCGTTAAGATTGCTAAAATTTTCTAACGCAGCCTTCATACTTGTTGGGTTTGCATTATATGCATCTAAAATGATTTTATTAGAATTCTTATTAATTATTTGAGAGCGATTATTAGTAGGTGCGTAATTTTCAATAGCCGCTTTTATATCACTAAATTTTACATTAAAATAACTACCAATTGTAATGGCCGCACTAATGTTTGTAAAGTTATATTTTCCTATAAGTTGAGATGTAATTATTTGGTCTTGAAATTTTAGTGTTACAAAAGGATTAGCTTCAAGAAAATTAATATTTAGTTGGTTTTGTGTTTGATTTGAAAATCCGCTTTTTAAATTATAGTTACTTAATTTTTCATTTTGAATAGTATCATCAGCATTAAAAAAAATATGTTTTTTATATGTAATTAGATAATTATAAAGTTCACTTTTTCCGTTAATAACTCCTTGAATACTTCCAAAACCTTCAAGATGTGCTTTTCCAAAATTTGTAATGTAACCAAAATCTGGTTTAGCGATATTGCTTAAAAACTCAATCTCTTTTAAATGATTTGCACCCATTTCTACTATTCCAATCTCTGTATCTTTTGTCATGGATAATAAAGTTAGTGGTACACCAATATGATTGTTTAAATTTCCTTTAGTAGCGGTAGTATTGTATTTTTTTGAGAGAACTGTATTTATTAATTCTTTAGTTGTGGTTTTTCCATTACTTCCTGTTAAACCAATAATAGGTATGTTTAAATACTCTCTATGGTATGTAGCAAGTTGTTGTAGAGTTTCTAAAACATTTTCAACTAAAATTGTTTGAGATGAAGTGTTATATTCTAATTCATCTATAATAACATACTTGGCACCTTTTTTTAAAGCTTCAGTAGAAAAAGTATTGCCGTTAAAGTTATCTCCTTTTAAGGCAAAAAACATTATGTTTTTTTTAATTGTTCTGGTATCGGTAGATACAGATTTACACTCTAAAAAGAGTTGGTGCAGTTGTTCTATTTTCATAAAATAAAAATATAAAAAAAGTCCTAACTAAGCGTTAGGACTTTTAATATTATTAATAAAAACTGGTTTTAGTTTTTAGTTTTTAGTTTTTAGTTTTGTTTTTAGATTTAGATTTAG from Lacinutrix sp. 5H-3-7-4 includes the following:
- the murF gene encoding UDP-N-acetylmuramoyl-tripeptide--D-alanyl-D-alanine ligase — protein: MKIEQLHQLFLECKSVSTDTRTIKKNIMFFALKGDNFNGNTFSTEALKKGAKYVIIDELEYNTSSQTILVENVLETLQQLATYHREYLNIPIIGLTGSNGKTTTKELINTVLSKKYNTTATKGNLNNHIGVPLTLLSMTKDTEIGIVEMGANHLKEIEFLSNIAKPDFGYITNFGKAHLEGFGSIQGVINGKSELYNYLITYKKHIFFNADDTIQNEKLSNYNLKSGFSNQTQNQLNINFLEANPFVTLKFQDQIITSQLIGKYNFTNISAAITIGSYFNVKFSDIKAAIENYAPTNNRSQIINKNSNKIILDAYNANPTSMKAALENFSNLNATYKIAFLGDMFELGDEAQAEHQNITDLITTLNINTVYLIGTNFNSTKTENKKIKQYKTFEALKKSFNTIDITNATLLIKGSRGMALERIVDLF